A window of Maioricimonas rarisocia genomic DNA:
TGAAAGATCTGCCCGCCGCAGACCGACAGCGTACTGAACGTCGTGTCGCCGAGCTCATTCTCGGCAACGAGATCGAATGCCGCGGGATCCGCACGAAAAACGTACGTGGTGCCCCGCTCGTTCGAGACGTAGATGTTCCCGCCGGCCAGCACCGGCGAGGCACTGACGGGACCGGACAGACGACTCTTCCACTGCTCCTTGCCGGTGGCAGCCTCCCAGCAGTAGGCGATGCCGTTGTCGTTGACGGCATAGAGAAAGCCGTCGTGGGCGAGCATCGACTGTTCGTAGCATTTCTGGCGGTTCTTCCAGACTTCGCCGCTGCCATCCGCCCTCACACAGATGGTTTCGCTTCCCGGATATCCCCCGCTGGCAAACACGAGATCGCCGTCCCAGACGAGCGTTCCGCACGTCGCCTCGGTGGCCCCCTCGACGGTCCACAGCGATTCCCCCGTGGCCGGATCGTAACTGGCGATCTGCTCGCCCCCGCTGATGACCAGTTGCGGCCTGCCGTCCAGCTCGGCAACGGCCGGCGAGGAGTAAGTCGCCACGGCCGGCCGCTTCTTCCGCCAGACGATCTCGCCGTTGAGTCGGTTCACCCCGGCCAGAAAGCCGCCATCGCGATGGTCGGCCGCGAACAGCACGAGCGGCCCCCAGATCGCCGGCGAAGGAGCGTACCCGAACTGAGACGCGAACGGTCCCAGTGTCGTCTGCCATTCGACGTCCCCGTCGAGGGACAGGGCGGTGGCATGGACTTCAGCGTTGTTGAGGAAGGCCACGAAGACCCGCTCGCCGTCGCAGGCGACGGTGCAGTTGGCATGGGTGCTCTTGGCGTGCATCTGCCCCCGGTCGGGCAGGCCTCCCTGATGCAGCTGCCGCTGCCAGAGCGGCTTGCCGCTCGCCCGGTCGAAGGCTATGACCGACTGCGTCCGGGCCGCTTCGTCGGCGGTCGCCAGAAAGATCCGGTTCTCCACGACCGTCGGCGAGGAATGCCCTCGTCCGGGAACCGGTGTCGACCAGACGACGTTCTGCGTGGCGCTCCAACGGGTCGGAGCGGACGAATTCGCGATTCCGTTGCGGGACGGGCCCCGCCACCACGGCCAGTCCTCGTCGGCCACATCGACCTCGGGAACCGCCTGGGGGGCGACTTCGGCCGTTGGAGTGATTTCCGTTACCTCGGGAACAGGCGGGCCGGAACGGCCACATCCCATCATGAGAAGCAGGCCGGCCAACAGGATTCGGGTGCAGAAAAACTTCATGAGGTTCACAACCGTCGACAATCACTCGAAACGGGAGAAATGCAACCGGCACTGCGACCCGCGATCAGAACGTCATTCGCGCGGACACTGGAATTCGTTGTGTCTGTCCGCGTAGAACACAAAGATCCTACGCACCTGAACGCAGTCCGCAAGCCGCTTCCATTGGAGATCCGATCCCATGCGCTCCCGGCGATTCCTCCCGCTGCTTCTGACGGCACTCGTTCTCGCAATGCTGATGACCTCATCCAGAGCGATCCGGGCGGCCGACGATCCATCCTCGCGACCGAACATTCTGTTTGCGATCGCGGATGACTGGGGCTGGCCTCATGCCGGAGCCTACGGCGATCCGGTCGTGCAGACGCCCACCTTCGATCGCCTCGCCCGGGACGGTGTCCTGTTCGAGCACGCGTTCGTTTCTTCACCTTCGTGCACGCCCTCGCGCAGTGCGATCCTGACGGGTCAGTACCACTGGCGACTCAAGGGAGCGGCCAACCTCTGGAGCGTCTTCCCCGACGAATTCCGCACCTATCCGCACATTCTCGAGGAAGCCGGCTACGACACCGGCGTGACCGGCAAGGGTTGGGGCCCCGGCAAAACGGAATCGCCGAACCGCCCGCTTGTCGGTCGGCGGGTGAAGAACTTCCGGCAGTTCCTCGCCAGTCACCCCGACGACAAACCGTTCTGCTTCTGGCTCGGCTCGAGCGACCCGCATCGCCCGTACAAGGCCGGAACGGGCGCTGGTCGCGGAATGGATCTGGATGCGATCCGGCTGCCGGCCTGCTTCCCCGATTCCGAAACCGTCCGCAGCGACGTCGCCGACTACTACTTCGAAGTGGAACGTTTCGACCGGCTCGTCGGTGACGCCGTCAAAGCCCTCGAAGAGATCGGCGAACTGGACAATACGCTGATCCTGATGACGGGCGATCACGGAATGCCCTTCCCACGCTGCAAAAGCAACGTCTACGACAGCGGCACGCGGGTTCCACTGGCGGCCTGCTGGCCCAATCGAGTCCCGGGCGGTCGTGTCGTCACCGACTTCGTCAGCCTCACCGACCTGGCTCCGACCTTCTTCGAGATGGCCGGCGTCGACATTCCCGATGACGTCACCGGTCGCAGCCTGCTGCCGGTCCTGACGAGCGAAGAGTCCGGCCGCGTCGACGAAACCCGCGATCACGTTCTGGTCGGCAAGGAACGTCACGTTCCCTCGCAGGAAGCTCCTGACATGGGAGGCTATCCGTTCCGCGCCATCCGGACCGACCGGTTTCTGTACGTCCGCAACTTCGAGCCGGATCGCTGGCCGAACGGCACGCCTCACCACGAGAAGGCCGCGATCCCCGGCACCTGGTACGGCGATACCGACAACGGCCCCACCAAGACCTACATGGTGGAGAACCGCGATCGGGACGAAACACATCGCCGCCTGTACGAACTGTCATTCGGAAAGCGACCCGCCGTCGAGCTGTATGATCTGTCGAGCGATCCGGATCAGCTCAACAACGTGGCCGGACAGCCAGAGTACGCGCAAGCGCAGCAGCGACTCGCCGAACAGCTCACAACGGAACTCCGTGCCACCGGCGATCCGCGGATCATCGGCGGCGGCGAAGCGTTTGACGCGTTCCCATACCTCGGCGGTGGACCGAAGTACCCCGGTCGCAGGAAGCAGAAGTAGCCCCATCGCCATCGATGTCGGCGAGCCTCTCTTTGCACCATCCCTTACCGCCAGGAAGGCGAGATTTGATGAGACAGGTCAAGCTCTTCAAAAGTATCGAAGCGGAAGTCTCGGCTCTCGAGGCAGAGATCAATCACTGGATTCGCGAGTCGGGCGTCAACGTCCTGCGCATCCACGGGAACATCGCCCCTCAGAGCGAGTCGGCCAGCGGCGGGTCGAGCAAGTCGATGACCCGCTACGCCCCCTCCGACATTCTGATCATCGTCGAGTACGAGACCGCGTAGCCGTCATCCGTTCATCGCCCGCGTCGATCAGCGATTGTTGCGGGGAGGGCGACCGTCAGGGCCGTTTTCGCGTCGGTTGGGCGGCGTACGACCGTTGAAAAAGCGGTCCATGAATCCGCGGGAAGGTCGGCGCTGTGCGTCGCCACCACGATCAGCCGGCGGACGGATGGCCCGCTGGACGATGCCGATATCGAGCCGCGAGTATTGCCCCAGGTACTCCCGCACCAGTGCCGCGTGGAAGTCTTCCGGCTCGAGCTGCAGCAGTGCGTCCTGTTCCTCATCGGTCAGGTCGCTGTCGAAGAACGCCCGCAGCTTCTCGTCGGTCGGCACCCGTCGCTGGACTTCGCTGCGGTACTCCCGCAGCAGTCCCTTGACCAGTGCGCCCATCCAGACCCGCGTCCGCTCCCGGTTATCGCTCGTCCGGTCCAGCGCTGCGCGCAGTTCCTCATCAGACAGTCGGTCGGACAGGCGCTGCTGCAGTTCCGGCAGCCCCACGATCTGCTGTACCGGCCGTCCCCGGTCGATGAGCATCCGCAGGGCACGCAGGTGCCGTTCGATCCCGCTGAGCGCCTCCAGTTCCGCTTCTTCGTCGGTCGTCTTGGGAAGCCGTTGAACGATCATGGAAAAGACCGTCTCCAGATCTTCCTCCGACATCCCGGGAACGCCTTCCAACCAGACCGGCATTTCTTCGCCGCCGTATTCCTCCTCGGCCTCCCGTTCCCGTTGCTGCTCGACATACTTGCGGGCCAGCGCCAGTCGGGCATCGGGGTCGGTGGTCTTGCGGAGCTGTTCGCGCTGATAGGCCGGCAATGTCTTGAGCCAGTCGTAGTAATCCCGCATCACCCGGACGATCCGACCGTGGTTGTCCGACTGATCCGTCTCGAGGGCGACGTGCAGCTGACGGTAATGCTCGCGCTGCTGCGGCGTCAGTTCCCGGTACTCGGAGAAGTTGCGCTCCAGGCGATCCCGCTGCGGCTGCGTCATCGAGGCAATCCGCCGCTCGCTTCGGGCCAATGCACGCGTCGCCTTTCCGCTCCCAAACAGAAGCGGAGCGACGGCCACCGCCAGTACCGTGGCGCCTGCCAGCCAGATCTTGCCGCTATTGACCTTCACGGCCGCCCCCCGTTCTCATCTCCCGCAGCAGTTGCGGCTGGCCGGACAGTCGCTCGAGAAACGTGAAGTTGTCGACCTCGGCATACTCGTCGAGCCGCTCAATCACCGGCAGGTCCTGCAGCAGCAGGTCCGACTCCCGGGGCACCCAGCGATTGGCCGCCAGGTACGAGAGCCCTGCCAGCATGACCAGCCCCAGCGTCCAGCCGAACAGTACGGCTCCGCGCCGGGCCAGCCGAACCGTCGGCGATTGCGACAGGTCCGGCCGGATTCCTTCGAGGCGGGCCGTCGCCAGCGTTTTCTCGGTGAATTCGTTTGGTGCCGCCGGACGGGGCAGCTGATCCAGCAGGTCGTACGTCCGCGAGAGAAGTTCGACGTCGTTCTGGGCGACGGGGCTCGAGGCCAGCACGGTCTCGATCTCGCGGGTACGGTCCTCGGGCAGTTCGCCATCGAGATAGGCGACGAGATCGGCTCGCTGCTCTGCTGAGATTCGGCTCAGTCTGTCCATCGACGACGTCTGCTTAAGAGGGCCGGCAGTGGTCTGCCGGATCGGGGTCACTTCACATACGTTTCGAGGGCCGCTCGCAGGTTCTCACGGGCGCGGGAAAGCAACGACTTCACGGCCTGGGGGGACATGTCGAGAGCCTCGCCGATATCGACATAGCTCATCTCTTCAAACTTATGCAGCAGAATCGCCATCCGCTGCCGGTCGTTGAGTGTCAGGATCGCTTCGCGGACCCGTTCCTGCAGTTCGCTGCGGTCCAGCTGCCGGGCCGGCATCAGCGCCGATTTTTCGGGAACGAGCTGCTCGGCGGGTCGTGCGGCCTGCGAATCGGAATCGCTTCCCCGGAACGCGACCTCCTTGCGCCGCCCTTTGCTGCGCCGCGAATTGCTGGCCAGATTATGGGCGATCCGGAAGACCCACGTCGAGAACCGGGCGTTCGGTTCGTACCCGTGCCGGGCCCGGTAGATCCGCAGAAACACTTCCTGCGCGAGATCCTCGGCCTGGTCGCGCTCTCCGAGCATATTCGCAAAGATGCTCACCAGCCGGTCCTGATAATTCCGGACCAGCTTCGCGAACGCGTCGTCATCGTTGTCCCGGACGCGCAACATCAGTTGCACCTCCGGATCCCGCAGATACGGCGATGTCGTTTCCGTGGTTACCACGTTTCAGTTCACCAGAATCGCTGTCATCCCTCCAGAAAGTTCACAGGGATCACAGTCGGGACATGCACTCCACGCGTTGGGGACGGCCAGGACACCGTCTGCTCAAACCTGTTATGATACCTTACCCTGCGCAGACAGACAAACTTCCATCCCCGCCGGTGCCTTCAACCTTATGTCACTCAGCACGCTGCCGCTCAGTTATTGCACCAACGTTCATCCCGGGCAGACCGTCGACCAGGTGATTGCCGGTCTCGAGCAGTACACCGTGCCGATGTCCCGCCAGGTCGCCGGCCCCGTCGCCGCGGGCCTCTGGCTCGCTCAGCCGGTCATCGCCGAACTCGAAGCACAGCCGGCCGGTCTCGAAAAGCTGCGGCAGCTGCTCGGGGCACATGGCCTCTCGTGCTACACGCTCAACGCCTTCCCCTACGGCGATTTCCACAGCGAACGGGTGAAGGAAAACGTCTACATTCCCGACTGGAGTGCCCCCGACCGGCTCGACTACACCAGCGAGTGTGCCGACGTGCTGGCCAGACTGATGCCCGAAGGATGCGAGGGAAGCATTTCGACGGTGCCGCTCGGCTTCAAGGAACTCCCCCACCAACCGGATTTCGTCGACCGCTGCATCGACAACCTGCTCTCGCTGGCGGACCGGCTCGATCAGATCCACGACGAGACCGGCCGCGTCATTCGCCTGGCGATCGAGCCCGAGCCGTTCTGCGAGCTCGAAACCACGCCCGAAACAATTGCGTTCTTCGAGCAGATGTTCGAACGTGCCGAAAGCGCCCGGATGCTCGACGTCGCCCGACGTCACCTCGGTGTCTGTTACGACGTCTGCCATCAGGCGGTGGAGTTCGAGGACGTCGCCGGTTCGATCGCCGAACTCCAGGCCGCCGACATCCGCATCAACAAGGTGCACATCACCTGTGCGATTCAGCTGGCGGCCCCCGGCGAAGATGCCGACGCCCGGGCGGCTCTGGCCCGCTACGTCGAACCCCGCTACCTGCACCAGACAATGGCCCGCACGAGCGACGGAACCGTTCACCGAATCGTCGACCTGACGACGCAGGCCTGCCTCGAACCACCGCAGGAGTTCCTCGATGCGGAGATGTGGCGGATCCACTTTCACGTTCCAGTGAATGCCGAATCACTCGGCCCTCTACAGACTACCCGCGGCGAACTGGTGCAAGCCCTCACCGCCATCCAGTCACTCGAGTACGCCCCGCATCTCGAAGTCGAAACCTATACGTGGGAAGTCCTGCCGGAAGGAAACCAGCAGAACCTGGTCGACGGCCTGGCAGCCGAACTGACCGCCACACAGCAACTGTTGAGTGGACTGCAGAATGACTTCAGC
This region includes:
- a CDS encoding outer membrane protein assembly factor BamB family protein; the protein is MKFFCTRILLAGLLLMMGCGRSGPPVPEVTEITPTAEVAPQAVPEVDVADEDWPWWRGPSRNGIANSSAPTRWSATQNVVWSTPVPGRGHSSPTVVENRIFLATADEAARTQSVIAFDRASGKPLWQRQLHQGGLPDRGQMHAKSTHANCTVACDGERVFVAFLNNAEVHATALSLDGDVEWQTTLGPFASQFGYAPSPAIWGPLVLFAADHRDGGFLAGVNRLNGEIVWRKKRPAVATYSSPAVAELDGRPQLVISGGEQIASYDPATGESLWTVEGATEATCGTLVWDGDLVFASGGYPGSETICVRADGSGEVWKNRQKCYEQSMLAHDGFLYAVNDNGIAYCWEAATGKEQWKSRLSGPVSASPVLAGGNIYVSNERGTTYVFRADPAAFDLVAENELGDTTFSTLSVCGGQIFHRVSKDGSETLYCIGDAEAVQVSLND
- a CDS encoding sulfatase family protein, with amino-acid sequence MRSRRFLPLLLTALVLAMLMTSSRAIRAADDPSSRPNILFAIADDWGWPHAGAYGDPVVQTPTFDRLARDGVLFEHAFVSSPSCTPSRSAILTGQYHWRLKGAANLWSVFPDEFRTYPHILEEAGYDTGVTGKGWGPGKTESPNRPLVGRRVKNFRQFLASHPDDKPFCFWLGSSDPHRPYKAGTGAGRGMDLDAIRLPACFPDSETVRSDVADYYFEVERFDRLVGDAVKALEEIGELDNTLILMTGDHGMPFPRCKSNVYDSGTRVPLAACWPNRVPGGRVVTDFVSLTDLAPTFFEMAGVDIPDDVTGRSLLPVLTSEESGRVDETRDHVLVGKERHVPSQEAPDMGGYPFRAIRTDRFLYVRNFEPDRWPNGTPHHEKAAIPGTWYGDTDNGPTKTYMVENRDRDETHRRLYELSFGKRPAVELYDLSSDPDQLNNVAGQPEYAQAQQRLAEQLTTELRATGDPRIIGGGEAFDAFPYLGGGPKYPGRRKQK
- a CDS encoding anti-sigma factor family protein translates to MDRLSRISAEQRADLVAYLDGELPEDRTREIETVLASSPVAQNDVELLSRTYDLLDQLPRPAAPNEFTEKTLATARLEGIRPDLSQSPTVRLARRGAVLFGWTLGLVMLAGLSYLAANRWVPRESDLLLQDLPVIERLDEYAEVDNFTFLERLSGQPQLLREMRTGGGREGQ
- a CDS encoding RNA polymerase sigma factor, whose product is MVTTETTSPYLRDPEVQLMLRVRDNDDDAFAKLVRNYQDRLVSIFANMLGERDQAEDLAQEVFLRIYRARHGYEPNARFSTWVFRIAHNLASNSRRSKGRRKEVAFRGSDSDSQAARPAEQLVPEKSALMPARQLDRSELQERVREAILTLNDRQRMAILLHKFEEMSYVDIGEALDMSPQAVKSLLSRARENLRAALETYVK
- the eboE gene encoding metabolite traffic protein EboE, with translation MSLSTLPLSYCTNVHPGQTVDQVIAGLEQYTVPMSRQVAGPVAAGLWLAQPVIAELEAQPAGLEKLRQLLGAHGLSCYTLNAFPYGDFHSERVKENVYIPDWSAPDRLDYTSECADVLARLMPEGCEGSISTVPLGFKELPHQPDFVDRCIDNLLSLADRLDQIHDETGRVIRLAIEPEPFCELETTPETIAFFEQMFERAESARMLDVARRHLGVCYDVCHQAVEFEDVAGSIAELQAADIRINKVHITCAIQLAAPGEDADARAALARYVEPRYLHQTMARTSDGTVHRIVDLTTQACLEPPQEFLDAEMWRIHFHVPVNAESLGPLQTTRGELVQALTAIQSLEYAPHLEVETYTWEVLPEGNQQNLVDGLAAELTATQQLLSGLQNDFS